The genomic DNA TGCTTTGTCAAGATGATGCTGCTGGCCTTTCCAGAACGCTTGTCTTGGTCTTTAGTTGAACAGAGCGCACCACGCCTTTTGCATCCTGGTTCACACTCAAGACTTTGGCCATCATCCATGATCCTCTTGGAGCTGTAGTGTCCGCAGTCAAGACCATATCTCCATGCGAGAGAGATCTTTTGGGCCTTGTCCATTTTTGTCTGTCTTGCATCAAAGGTAAGTACTCTGCAAGCCATCTTTTCCAGAACAACTCAGCCATGTACTTGTTTCCATCTTTTTCTGACATAAAGATCATTTTGATCAAACAGTCCAGGCAGCAAAACTGTTTGATTTTCAGCAACAACAAATGATTAGGTGTGAGAGCTTCAGGATCATTTCAGTCATCTGAAACTTTTGGAATGGGTCTGTCATTTAATATTGCTTCAACTTCATGAAAGACTGTTTGAAGTCCTTCATCATCCAGAACCTGCTCTTTAAGAACAGAGACCAAAACACTCCTTATGGAACGAATCAGATGCTCCCAAACACCACCTTAGTGAGAGGCTGTTGGGATATTAAAGTTCCAGTTGATGCCATCCTGTACAAGGGCATTTAGGATTTTAGCATGATTCAGCTTATCCAAGCTCTCTTTTAACTCTCGACTTACACCAACAAAATTTGTAGCATTATCAAATCGAATGCTTGAAACTGGGCCTCGTCTGCAGGTGAACCTCCTGATTGCACGTATGCAGGAATCCGTGTCGAGGCTGTAAGCAATTTCCAGACGTACTGCACGACTAGTCAAGCAGGTAAAAAGCACTCCATACCTTTTAATGAGACTTCGTCCTCTTTTAACATTTATAGGCCCAAAGTAGTAAACGCCAACATCAGTGAAGGGAGCTATGTCAGGTAGGACTCTTTCTTGTGGCAAATCTGCCTTTTTTTGTTCAACAAACTTTCCTCTGTTGCATCTGCAAACAATGCATTGAGATAATTTTTCTGGCAGCTGAGTTTGCATCTATTATCCAGTATTTGTGTCGTAGTTTGGACAGCATGTGGGCTCTTCCTGCATGACCCAGCTGTTGATGAATATGACAAGCTTTCTAAAACTAAATACTCTAGCCATACCGTGTCCCTGAATTATTGAGCTCAACGCGAAGTGTACTCAAGCGTGAGCATCGTACGGTTGTGAAAATGTTGATTCAGCACGCCTTAAAGCCCGTGGTGAGAAACTAGCAGGCGATTATTTTCTCTTACAGTAGGGTTGAGCATGTGTTTGAGTTTGTAGCCTGTTTCATCACGCTGCCCCGAGTCTTTTATGCCATCTGCTACTTGCActttgagaaaaatcacttttgggaaAATTTATGACAAAGCCGTCAAAACTGCAAGCGTTAACATCAGTCTATCATCCGAAGCTTGATGTGATTACGGAGCAGCGATGGGCTGACATGGTTAAAACCAATCCTGAGGTGAGAAAGTTTCTGCAGAGATTTGAATGTCCACCCCAGCTGTTGTCACCTCGCGAGGCTCTACTTGGAGAGAGGACATGCCCGATCTGTCTCAGATATTCGGCGCAGAGTGATGAGGAGATCCGCTGAGTCGATGTTACCCGTTTATACCCCTTTGTTCACTCCACAGGAACTTACCCGCTTGGTCATCCTGAAATTATTGTAAAAGACTTCCTAAAACGGTTCATTAAAGCCGTGCTGAGTCCCCCAGAGAAATGTTCTTCCTGGTTCTACCTTTCAAAACATCAAAGGGGAAACTGGTTTCCACACTCTGCCGCACCTGCGCGGAGGTGAACGATCAGACAGACACCGTTCTGAAGCGCACTCGCTAACGAGGGTCTGGGTGACTGTGGAGTTTCATGGAGATTTGGACAAAGTGTCGTGAAAGTTTTTGAGGAGAGGGATTTAGAATGACGAAGCTCTGATGTGCcttggcctaatgaactgacctgcacGGGAATgtctactgtgtgaaggtcctggaGACCACTCTTGTCCTGAGTTGGTGCTTCAGAAATAAACCTGAACAGAATTTGAAGAGTTGGAGTGAGGCCGTGTTGATGGAGAATGTTAGAATGAACCCAGTCGCTAGACATCAAAAACCTTCACATGTCAACGGCTTTATTCTTTTAACAATGATTTGTCTTTAACTGTGTGTAATAGTGGCtttctcacacacgcacgcacacacacgcacgcacgcacgcacgcacgcacgcacgcacacacacacacgcacacgcacacgcacaggaTCAGTTGAAAGAGTCCATGTTGGCTTTGGCCCGCTCCATCTCATGTAGGAAGTGATAAAACTGAGGCAGCGTCAGCTCTGGAAGGAAGgacaggtggtgtgtgtgtgtaagtcagcagctgaagacacttcACGATGTAGAAAGAGAACAGCGGCTGGCCGGGTTTCCTGCTTCCTCTGTACTAAAGCCAGGTGGTTCTGACACTCAGAGCATTTGCTGGTTTTACATGAAACCAGTGAGTTGATGGAACAAAGAGTTCTTCAGACTTACCCATGTAGAGGTTTTGAGTAGAGTTCCCCCTCCTCACCATCAGCTTCAGCTACAAGAAGACAGAGTTAGATGAAGACTCGTAGGTGAGCCTTTCTCTGGGTGTTACTGAGCCGTCTCACCTGCAGAAAGATGCTTCCTGCTTTTTGAACTTCACTGGTTCCAACAGTCACTGTGGGATTGAGAACAAACCAAAAGCAAATGTGACTATTCCTGAGGGTGGTGCAGTGTCTCACAGCTGAGAGAACGGTCAAGGACACATGCTCTACATAACCTTCATGACTCCAAACAAACACTTGTGcaaaggtagggctgggcgatatgtcctaaaatcagtatcaccatatattgaggatttaaccttgataacgataaatggacgataactacaggcatgcgcagagacaaaagttgtccactagatggggctgtcatgtgTCACGCTGAGACATTTTTACCTGATTCAAggcggtacagcttcttaaagggacaaacgttgccaacctacacacatcttctcatttttattgtcaaatttattgacgtgggaaaaattattacgataagagtcagaaattttgataacagtAAATGTTTAATTTATTGCCCAGTCCTAGTTCTTGGTGAAGTTTAACCATCAAGAGTCATTAGGGACACGTTTGTACATTTGGgcagttttttgcttttcttttggACACCATTTCACTATTGTGCACACGGAACAAAATTTTGTCCCAAAACCTCAATTTTAGAAATTTAgaaattttatttagaattttgaaaATAGACCAATGGACCAGCTATGGAAAAAACCACTACCCTCTTGTGaccttagaggacaaaaacgtccgctGATAAAAGTAGTTATAAAAATTAATGCATtcaggtttttttgtttttgctttttttttcatagatctgttaaAGAACCTCAGCCCTGCTCACACATACAAAACTATTCTATCATTGTGAAGATTTTAACCCttcaaatgaaaaaataaaaacacaaaatgggTCATTTCCCTAAAGAAAACATACAACAGTTTCCTCCTCCGGCATTCATTATAAATCAGTCTTGCTTAAAGGAACTTTacggaatttttaatttttatgctcgccattgccccctcaggccaaaagcgtaacggcagcttcaatagtaggctcgtgcacgaggtgcgcatgctgtacgtgcacactccttagcaaaaataacagctgagacagtcccttgtgttgtgatggtgtgtgtgtgtgtgtgtgtgtgtgtggcccagaggacaggagaacgtgcagctaattgattaaataatgtggttctgtacctttctcttcagcacagccgacaaaggtttatgatgggtcagtcctcctgcatgctcagatcattcccttcccttgcttgaaaaattgttccaaaatgaaagttgaacccacatcttttttatctgtgaattcaacgccgttcggcgagtctcaaataaaaatttgggcatcttactgtaaaaaaatataccattaatgtaaaaaataaactctattaAATAACTAActttgttcacacccagaatcaaacccaggtcttctgcatgagagtcagacatcttactttgTGAgccaaagcaccagtgacatgtgatgtatctgtaacatttatatccttgatgacagctgaaacatcaATCCAAAGGacggttcagagtgaaaatggctattttgttgctaattagcaggaaatatctagaagaaagttctacagaaagtagctaagggtcctcagaaatgtagctagctttgtcactaggcgttaggaacagcgacaaagtggcactgcctctctctctgctgctaaagctacggatagcaaatgctacgggcgatgcctgagcgtgaacgcgcatgaagcagcctgctcgacccgagcatctctctttttctgtgattttacagaaaaagaggcaatcacagtaaaaatgccagggctcattctacaggaccagggcattgcaggagaatgtatgaagaagacatttattatttctatacatgctttggctgtcacacttccataatgcctctttaagttatgaaatatctaaaaaaaaTAATTTGCATCAATAGCTTTTGTGTAGCAACAAACTCATAATTTACCCAGGGTTCCTACTGGTTTCATCAAGTTAAACTCAAGACTTTAAAACCTTTTCAAGACCACTTATGTAAAAAGTGAATAACTATTTCACAGCAATAAGAAAATCCTTAAACTTGTGTTCATGTATTCATCTTTCATGTTTATTATATTTAGCAAAACACTGTAAagaacagcagcagagcggtttgAGTTTTCACAGAAACCGTACCTATGGTAACATATCGTAAGTCAGTAGGGCTGGGTACCAGGAGATACTTCCTGATAATACTACTGTAACGATACCTGGTTCTTGATGGAGGTACCTTAAGAACACTTTTGTTGAAAtctataatttttattttaagacAGGATAACAAACTAACTAAAGGTTctgttcttattgtttatattattttattacatttagttttATTATACTTTATTTCGATGTATCCTAAGCAAACACAGAGCAAAGCTACAGTGCAAACATTAAAGGTGCAAAATGTAATATATGTATGAAGTAGCCTTCATTAATGCTCGACTTTGAAGGGTTATAATCATCACAATAATGAAGTTTTTATACGTTTGAGCAGGGTGGAAGTTGTTTAATAGATCCATTAAAAAAaggcaacaaaaaataaataaaaataaataagcatGCATTAATATGCATTAATTTTTATAGCTACTGCTCTCTAGGTCACAAGAGTATAGTAAATTAAAGTCACGCCTGAAGGTTAATTCTGTTCCGTTTTATCCACTTTAGTCTCCAACTTGTCCCAAAGGGTCTCAGAAATTCAGGTTGAGACAGTTCCTGGTTTAAATTTGATCTCCTTTCATGAAAACAGTCCAGTCTTGAGTTGAACTATTATAATAAATAAGACAATTTCTGAAGTATCTGACCTCCAAACTTCCACTCCATGTCCACCAGCTGATTGACCTTCAGCGTCTGTCCAACAGCCTGTTTAGACAGAGCAGGGTAGTGCTCCCCCCACTGCAAACAAGCACAATAAAGCAAAATACAAGTTCTCATAGTTAAATAGCCCAGGTGGTTTGTTTGATTTTGACATAAGTTTTCCTTTGGACAGCAGCGATTTATAGTTGTCAGAGTTAGAAATGTGTTTTACAATCATTTTATCTTGAGTAAAAATCCTTAACCTCCTGTTGACCCCTGAATGAAAACGTACCATACGTGCTTTATAATGTGTACTACACATAAACACTTACATTAATTATAGCAAACATTTTACCACACACCACCACATTTGTATTCCATTGATCACAAGCTATGAAGTTCCAAACTCATGAACACATGTTCTGCATTGCTCTAAATACAAAACCAAGTGTAGCGTTGGAGAAGTCTAACAAGGCTATTTGTCCACAGTGATGTCAGAGGTCAACAGCCAAgtgcatgcactggcttcagcagcggaacacgtctggcactgcaggatttgattccctgccgttgtagtgtgttactgatggtgacctttgttactgtggtcccagctctctgcaggtcattcaccaggtcccccatgtggttctgggattcttgctcactgttctcatgatcattctgaccccacgggatgagatcttgcgtggagccccagatcgagggagattgtcagtggtcttgtatgtcttccattttctgataattgctcccacagttgattttttcacaccaagctgcttgcctattgtagattcactcttcccagtctggtgcaggtctacaattcttttcctggtgtccttcgaaagctctttggtcttggccatagtggagtttggagtctgactgtttgaggctgtggacaggtgtcttttatacagataatgagttcaaacaggtgccattagtacaggtaacgagtggaggacagaaaagcttcttaaagaagacgttacaggtctgtgagagccagagattttccttgtttgaagtgaccaaatacttattttccaccctgatttacaaataaattctttaaaaatcctgccatgtgaattcatggattttttttcacattctgtctctcacagttgaagtgtacctatgatgtaccctgtgggtccactcctcttcaatagctgtgtgaagctgctgaatatcagcaggaaCTGGAACATGCTGCCATATACGccgatccagagcatcccaaacaaGCTCActgggtgacatgtctggtgagtatgctggccatgcaagaactgggatattttcagcttccaggaatcgTGTCCAGATCCTTCCAATATGGGGCCGTGCGTTATCAGATGCAATGTTCAGAAACATTACGCAGTGTGGTTTATTTTACAGTAACCAGAAATCCCAAAGTGGAGTGAAGTAAGAGAATCACCCATGAACAGAACCAGACTAAACAGAACATGTGAACGGGACATTCTGTCTGACACTCGGCAGCCTggctctggcttcacttcctgtgAAGCTGCTCTGAGCCTATTTCCTTTCAATTTATTGATATGTGAAGAGTATTTCAGGCAATATGGCAAGAAATGCTCCAGGAAAACATCTCCTACCCCACCTTTAAAAAATGAATCCAAATTACCTTTTGTGAGAAATAAGTAGCTTTGTCTTCATTTAGTCCTGAGAAATTGGGAAATGAAGACATGTTTATTATTCTACAAGGACAGCTGACCCTGTCTGAAGGCTGTGCTGGTGTGAGGTGTGGATGTGTACCTAAGGTAAGCAGATCCTCGCTCATCTGCTCTGCTGTCAGGTTCTTCTTTAAGGCTCCTGGAGACACAAACAGAGTCACTGTAACAGAACTGAAATCATCACAGTTTGCTGCTCTCATGGTGCTGCTGGCTGTTCATAACACCAGCCCTGACAGCACACCTCCCGCTCGCCCGTGTtcccgggggggtggggggggggggtgttgcacGCGGGGTTCGGGGGCCACTCAAGTATGGGGTTATACACTCGCACTGACAGAGAGGTGTTCTTTTGAGACTTCTCCGCCACCTGGGGGGTGTCGCAAAACaaatccccgccaggacaacagagggcacagTGCTTTCAGGGGTACCCAGCCACCATTAGTCATGTAACCAGTCctagatagtgtatttactatggCCTGTATTCGataaagcaccttctagagtcccgaaatcccccaaggcactttacaacacaatcagttattcatccattcacacacacattcacacactggtggggatgagctacgatgtagccacagctgccctggggagcactgagaggcgaggctgccgagcagtggtgccactggtccctccgaccaccaccagcaagcaaggtgggttgtctcttgcccaaggacacaacgacagtgacaaactgagtgaggcttgaacctgcaaccttccgattacggggcgagtacttaactcctgtgccaccatctgcTAAGACCAAGGGTCGTAAGTTGTTTAATTCAGGGAAATGCTGCTTTGTGTTCATGTTTCTTAGTGCAGGTGCCCATATCTGGTTGGTGAACCAGTGGCCTGGGGAATGTCCTGATTGGACAGGATGGGAGCTGACCTTTAAGAGGGATGTCAACACCACCTGCAGCTGATCCTCATTCTCTGCTCATCCCAACCTGCCACCATCCACTTAGTGTCCTGTGTAGAGTGCTATTAAAAAATCTGATGTTATACTTGAGGAAAGTAGGGGTGAACCTGCCATTTAATTTCTCCATTCAGTTTTCTCCTGTGTTTGTAATCAGGGAGGTAAGTTTGGTTGTATTTCTAATCATTGAATTTGTTGGTAAGATGATTGTTTAAGTTAGGggtattgttgtttgttgttttggcctTTGGTTCACGCTGAGTTATATTTATCCTCCCTCACCTTCAGTTAATACAGAActagtaaataaaaacattgtagACAAGTCAAACTGTGGTGTGGTACTTGCGATCTGTGGCAAAATGGGAATCCACCTTCATGTTATGGCCTGGCCCCTCCTAGACGGGTTGTAACACCGGCACCCATCACTATTGTGttaacattgttttaatgtattcaagACTTTTTAAACTCAAACTACATTGTCCctctttctcctccacctctttgtACGATCAGCACCTCTAAACCTACGTTTCTCCTCATTGCTGCCCACAAATAACACTTTAGCTGAATTTCGTTGTACGCCTTCAGCCACGGGTGAAACGGTCATGTTTTCTAACTTTTTCTACAATCTGTTCCATGTCTGCAGCTAAATGTCTTTTTATTTTTCAGGGGGACAATGGTGGTGCTGCTGACAAATTTAGAGGAAGcggcgccctgaccaatcacaagcttgcagtctctgTTACTTTTGACGGATAGTAAAAAAGTTGGGCATGTCTGCGAGCCCATCGGAGAGACCTTGTACCGACACAAAAGGGCATTGTGTGTCTCCGTACCGacccagatggagaagtataaattaagcATAACTTGAAACATCTGGATGCTCAGAAGACCTTAGAAGCAATCTAAACTGAATGTGTTACGATCAGCCTAAAGTGTCAGGATTAGGAGTTTCCATAATCGCATCCATATCTGACACCTGAGAGGAACTCGACCTAAAGTCTGCAGAGGAACAAACAAAACAAGCATGTGTGTCTTACCCTGTGACACCAATAGGACACTCCTCATCAAGCTTCTCAGAGGTCCAGCACTCATCCCATGTTCCCCTGCAAAATCTAGAAGCTGCTGCATGAACCTCTtgacctatacacacacacacacacacacacacacacacacacacacacacacacacacaatggagaAAGAAGCGCAACCCTGGATGAGTTTTCCTAAGGGAGCTCAAAGCACTACTAACaacattgtgtgtgtgcgtgtgtggtcaGCATCTGAGAACTGCCAAACCAACTTTAAAAATGGTTTTATATCTCTTCCCATTTAAACAAccgaataataataaaaataaaaacaccggTTTCAACCATCAGATGCCTTTATCATGCTGTAACTAACTAAACCAGTACGAGGTGTGTTGGACCTCACAACCCCCTAACCTCTCATCCACCCcccgggctctgccgctgtgtagttgtttgactacctcagcaacttctgcccccaagattggacagtccacccccaggtctcccggctctggttcctcctcggaatgcgcgtaggtgggattgaggagctcctcaaagtattccttccaccgtccgactatagccccagttgacgtcagcagctccccatccccactgtaaacagtgtgagcgagttgctgccttcctctcctgaggcgccggacagtttggcagaacctctttggagctgatcgatagtctttctccatggcctcaccaaactcctcccacgcccgagattttgcctcggcaactgccactgctgcaccccgcttggctatccggtacctgtctgctgcctccggagacccacagaccagccacgccctgtaggcctccttcttcagcctgacggctccccgaacctctggtgtccaccagcgggtacgggggttgcctccAAGACTGGCACCggacaccttgcgaccacagctagcaacagccgcctcaacaattgcagagtggaacaaggcccactcggagtcaatgtcccccattgctctcgggatgcggtcaaataTCTGCCGCagttgggagttgaagaccgtcttgacaggttcttctgccaggcgttcccagcagaccctcactatgcgtttgggcctgccaggtctacgcggcatcttcccctgccatctgatccaactcatcaCCTGGTGGTgatgttgacagctccgctcctctcttcactcgggtgtccaaaacatacggccgcaggtcagatgatacgactacaaaatctatcatcgacctgtgacctaggctgtcctggtaccaagtgtaccggtgggcatccttatgttcgaacatggtgttcgttatggtcaaactgcggcttgcacagaagtccaataacgaaacaccattcgagttcagatcaggcgggccgttcctcccaatcacacccctccaggtcatgctgtcattgcccacgtgagcattgaagtcccccagcaggacaatggagtcccctgatggagcactatctagcactcgtcccagggactccaaaaaggg from Nothobranchius furzeri strain GRZ-AD chromosome 10, NfurGRZ-RIMD1, whole genome shotgun sequence includes the following:
- the commd7 gene encoding COMM domain-containing protein 7 isoform X2, with product MQLHSIKDVLPDSVSSDFQNLNRVNKQEFCHLTEILFQFLLEPKEVKRFMQQLLDFAGEHGMSAGPLRSLMRSVLLVSQGALKKNLTAEQMSEDLLTLGLNEDKATYFSQKWGEHYPALSKQAVGQTLKVNQLVDMEWKFGVTVGTSEVQKAGSIFLQLKLMVRRGNSTQNLYMGQVFCVPSLRMHGE
- the commd7 gene encoding COMM domain-containing protein 7 isoform X1, producing the protein MQLHSIKDVLPDSVSSDFQNLNRVNKQEFCHLTEILFQFLLEPKEVKRFMQQLLDFAGEHGMSAGPLRSLMRSVLLVSQGALKKNLTAEQMSEDLLTLGLNEDKATYFSQKWGEHYPALSKQAVGQTLKVNQLVDMEWKFGVTVGTSEVQKAGSIFLQLKLMVRRGNSTQNLYMELTLPQFYHFLHEMERAKANMDSFN